The Micrococcales bacterium genome includes a region encoding these proteins:
- a CDS encoding acyl-CoA dehydrogenase: VQGIQFMLADMAMQIEAARQLTYFAAAAGERGDERTTFLGSAAKCLASDTAMKVTVDVVQILGGYGYVKDYAAERFMRDAKITQIYEGTNQIQRMVMARSLLR; the protein is encoded by the coding sequence AGTTCAGGGCATCCAGTTCATGCTCGCCGACATGGCCATGCAGATCGAGGCGGCGCGGCAGTTGACCTACTTCGCGGCGGCGGCCGGTGAGCGCGGTGACGAGCGCACCACCTTCCTGGGCAGCGCCGCGAAGTGCCTGGCCTCCGACACCGCCATGAAGGTCACGGTGGACGTCGTGCAGATACTGGGTGGCTACGGCTACGTCAAGGACTATGCCGCAGAGCGGTTCATGCGCGACGCCAAGATCACGCAGATCTACGAGGGCACCAACCAGATCCAGCGAATGGTGATGGCCCGCAGCCTGTTGAGGTAG